GCGTCGACGACACCGGCGCCGATCCACTGTAGACCCGCCCGCGGAACGGCACCCCGGCGTCCAGCGCGGCCCGCAGCTGCGGCGGCGTCAGATAGGTGGCCTGCGGCCGCAACGAAATCACCTGCCGCCCCAGCGCCCGCGGCCGCCGCGACGGCATCGCCACCGGCGCGCCCGAGGCCAGCGACGGGACCAGCACGAAGAACATCCCGCCCAGGATCGGCTCCCCGGCCCGCGGACGGACCAGCTCGGCCACCGACCGCAGCCCGGTCGCCAGCCCGGCCCGAGTGTGCACCACCGCCCGCGGGCTCGCCGTCGTCCCGGACGTGAAGATCACCACCGCGTCCCCGTCGCCGTCATGGGGCCGGGGCGGCGGTCCGCCGGGTGCCAGCGCCGGCGCGGAGCCGGGCAGCCGCCGACCCACGGTCACCGTCGGGGCGAGCCGCGACAGGTCGGGCAGCGCGAGACCGGCCCGGCGGGCGAGCGGCGCGGCCCAGGAGGCGACCGCCTGCGCGGCCGCGTCCGCGACGATCAGGGCCGGCTGCGCCAGCCCGAGGCGGGCACGCAGGACGTCCGGCCCGGCCGACGGGTCCAGCACGGCGACGCGCAGACCATTTCGGTACGCCGCCAGCAGCACCGCCAGGGCCCGCGCCCCGGGACGGACCGCGATGCCGACCGTGTCCCCCGGACGCAGCCCGCGGGCGTGCAGCGCGCCGGCGTACCGGAAGAGCAGGTCGGCGAGGTCTCCCCGGGTGACCCGGCGGCGTCCCAGCAATGCCGTGGTGTCGTCGCCGGGC
Above is a genomic segment from Actinoplanes ianthinogenes containing:
- a CDS encoding AMP-binding protein — its product is MLDELIAGLRPGDDTTALLGRRRVTRGDLADLLFRYAGALHARGLRPGDTVGIAVRPGARALAVLLAAYRNGLRVAVLDPSAGPDVLRARLGLAQPALIVADAAAQAVASWAAPLARRAGLALPDLSRLAPTVTVGRRLPGSAPALAPGGPPPRPHDGDGDAVVIFTSGTTASPRAVVHTRAGLATGLRSVAELVRPRAGEPILGGMFFVLVPSLASGAPVAMPSRRPRALGRQVISLRPQATYLTPPQLRAALDAGVPFRGRVYSGSAPVSSTLLGRVRAAGADEAWCVYALTEVFPAAAVEATEKAAHTGAGDLVGELLPGVRASLSPAGELLLAGAGVCDRYLGAEPHEWVSTGDIARLDDRRVVLAGRAKDMILRRAENIYPGLYEPSLHVPGVSLAVLVGVPAGDGDEEVVAIVETAPGADRAAVRAAVRAALREPLRRMGSARPDRVLFAPIPLSGRSRKPDRAAATRLASRSASAEAASGPASSGAPR